A part of Halobaculum sp. MBLA0143 genomic DNA contains:
- a CDS encoding tetratricopeptide repeat protein, producing the protein MDLASVVSGVLRFLTTTAGVVTSLGVGGLLAATASKTVRKRLFGSGLDRFARRLYRRRRVPDTLAAALMDGDPVDVTDHGFTWLPPERFTDDSDVDPEACWRREFRFAEIHRGFAADRVSPDQESGSLTTELVEKLRDGGARVVLGAPGAGKSTLVRQVAEQWRMGEDGEEGVGRVLYRDRGSGAQITDTDELAAAIRRTPEPVLVIVSDATRRPHLPVFTLLDEFADDEEVSFLFDSRETEWDDGITETARRLADDDTDADMVAPDSNRWGDIIAAKNNLDTVSLGGLTATETEWVIDSFERATGQSVRMDPERIHDRITDDNQASAMLLLSYFFPVGHPVVDWSNSEFSLERHVAEVYNDVTPDGPETGLSAADRLRRQTAIGVNVLNAAGFTVREQSLLGLASNVEEQNEVTRLLGGDMDEKVVFSRDGNSFGTNHELWSELFLVRLAKDAVGRQSFENCLNELSVDPYDESRGQFLLEIFEIGARRPKLTPLFGKTEESGINPPDSWSRQRLANLRGLMKLNSGELDDATDENEFVLEKTEDDSMEAAALGNLGLIEKRRGNLNKAEKYHKKSLELKDELNDIAGRATSFHNLGSVALRQKNYQNAKKYYEKSRNMFEEINHRSGLAACSENLGLIARNQENYAIAKKYHKKSLKLKKELDDAAGRATTLNNLGLIAQNKRIYSEAREYYKESLELSRGLGDTVGQAKSLNNLGVLAEETDDWDDAREKFEDAAAINDKIDDFREFLKTDRNAIRAHRELGNNTEALRRAHESLERIEKSDLDELDGHRQFREDVIDDLTD; encoded by the coding sequence CCTGGCTGCCGCCCGAGCGGTTCACCGACGACTCGGATGTCGACCCGGAGGCGTGCTGGCGACGGGAGTTCCGCTTCGCCGAGATCCACCGCGGATTCGCCGCGGATCGCGTGTCGCCCGATCAAGAGTCGGGCTCGCTCACGACGGAGTTGGTCGAGAAGCTACGTGATGGGGGCGCACGGGTCGTTCTCGGCGCTCCGGGGGCGGGTAAGTCCACGCTCGTCCGTCAGGTGGCAGAGCAGTGGCGGATGGGTGAGGACGGTGAGGAGGGCGTCGGTCGCGTGCTCTACCGCGACCGCGGCAGCGGCGCGCAGATCACCGACACCGACGAACTCGCCGCGGCGATTCGTCGGACTCCAGAGCCGGTGTTGGTGATCGTCTCGGACGCGACACGACGGCCACACCTCCCCGTGTTCACGCTGCTGGACGAGTTCGCGGACGACGAGGAGGTGAGTTTCCTGTTCGACTCCCGCGAGACGGAGTGGGACGACGGGATCACCGAGACGGCGCGGAGGCTTGCCGACGACGACACTGACGCGGACATGGTCGCGCCCGACAGTAATCGCTGGGGGGATATTATCGCTGCAAAGAACAATCTCGACACGGTTTCGCTGGGCGGGCTGACAGCGACCGAGACGGAGTGGGTGATCGACAGCTTCGAGCGGGCGACTGGGCAGTCGGTGCGGATGGACCCCGAGAGGATTCACGACCGGATCACCGACGACAATCAGGCGAGCGCGATGCTGTTGCTGTCGTACTTCTTTCCCGTTGGCCATCCTGTGGTAGATTGGAGTAACTCGGAGTTTTCGTTGGAGAGGCATGTTGCGGAGGTGTATAACGACGTAACTCCCGATGGCCCAGAGACAGGTCTATCGGCGGCCGATCGGCTTCGCCGTCAGACCGCAATCGGAGTGAACGTTCTGAACGCAGCCGGGTTCACGGTGCGAGAGCAATCACTGCTCGGGTTGGCCAGTAATGTGGAAGAACAAAACGAAGTGACTAGATTACTAGGAGGCGATATGGATGAAAAAGTTGTTTTTAGCCGCGATGGTAACTCGTTCGGGACGAACCACGAGTTGTGGTCAGAGCTGTTTCTGGTTCGACTGGCAAAGGATGCAGTTGGTCGACAGTCCTTTGAGAACTGTCTAAACGAGTTGTCAGTCGACCCGTACGACGAGTCTCGAGGACAATTCCTGCTCGAGATATTCGAGATTGGTGCGCGACGGCCTAAGCTGACACCACTGTTCGGGAAGACTGAGGAGTCCGGCATCAACCCACCGGACTCGTGGAGCCGTCAGCGGCTTGCGAATCTGCGTGGATTGATGAAACTTAATTCCGGGGAGTTAGACGACGCGACAGATGAAAACGAGTTCGTTCTGGAGAAGACTGAGGACGACAGCATGGAAGCAGCGGCTCTCGGGAATCTTGGTTTAATTGAAAAAAGAAGAGGGAATTTAAATAAAGCAGAAAAGTATCATAAAAAAAGTTTGGAACTAAAAGATGAACTGAACGACATCGCTGGTCGTGCAACGAGTTTTCACAATCTTGGATCAGTAGCTCTACGACAAAAAAATTACCAGAATGCAAAAAAGTACTATGAGAAAAGTAGAAACATGTTTGAGGAAATAAATCACAGATCCGGTCTGGCAGCGTGTTCCGAGAACCTCGGACTAATCGCACGTAACCAAGAAAACTACGCGATTGCAAAGAAATACCACAAAAAAAGCCTAAAGCTAAAAAAAGAGCTAGACGATGCAGCCGGCCGGGCAACAACTCTCAACAATCTTGGACTAATAGCGCAGAACAAACGAATATACTCTGAAGCAAGAGAATATTACAAAGAAAGCCTAGAACTATCAAGGGGATTAGGAGACACAGTTGGCCAAGCAAAGAGTCTCAACAATCTTGGAGTACTTGCCGAGGAAACGGACGACTGGGACGACGCGAGAGAGAAGTTCGAGGACGCGGCGGCGATAAACGACAAGATTGACGACTTCAGAGAGTTCCTGAAGACAGACCGCAACGCGATCCGTGCTCACCGCGAACTCGGCAACAACACCGAAGCACTCCGCCGCGCCCACGAGTCACTTGAACGAATCGAAAAGTCCGATCTTGATGAATTGGACGGTCACCGCCAGTTCCGCGAAGACGTAATCGACGACCTCACAGACTGA
- the icd gene encoding isocitrate dehydrogenase (NADP(+)) translates to MSYEHIEAPETGSKITLADEETGELNVPDDPIVPILYGDGTGEDVGPAAEEVLSAAAEATGREINWMRVYAGETAREKYDENLPTETVEAIREHRVALKGPLTTPVGSGFRSLNVALRQTLDMYANVRPTYYLDGVSSPVKAPEEMDMVTFRENTEDVYSGIEFEEGTEEVERVREFIEDEMGYDSIHEGPVGIGIKPITEFGTKRLVREAIDYALENDRDSVTLVHKGNIMKFTEGQFRDWGYEVAREEYGENVITEDTLWEERDGEAPEDAVVVNDRIADNMLQQLLTRTDQYDVLAMPNLNGDYLSDAAGAQIGGLGIAPGANFGHGRVLAEPVHGSAPKYAGEDKVNPSAIILSGRIMLEYMGWDDAAELVRDAVEEQIVSGRVTYDLERQREDATKLGTSQFATEVAERIEELA, encoded by the coding sequence ATGAGCTACGAGCACATCGAGGCCCCGGAGACGGGTTCGAAGATCACGCTCGCCGACGAGGAGACGGGTGAACTGAACGTCCCCGACGACCCGATCGTGCCGATTCTCTACGGCGACGGGACGGGCGAGGACGTGGGGCCGGCCGCAGAGGAGGTTCTGAGCGCCGCGGCAGAGGCGACCGGCCGCGAGATCAACTGGATGCGGGTGTACGCGGGCGAGACGGCCCGGGAGAAGTACGACGAGAATCTGCCAACGGAGACGGTAGAGGCGATCCGCGAGCACCGCGTCGCGCTGAAGGGGCCGCTGACGACGCCGGTCGGCTCCGGCTTCCGGTCGCTGAACGTCGCCTTACGCCAGACGCTGGACATGTACGCCAACGTCCGGCCGACCTACTACCTCGACGGCGTCTCCTCGCCCGTGAAGGCACCCGAGGAGATGGACATGGTGACGTTCCGCGAGAACACGGAAGACGTCTACTCCGGGATCGAGTTCGAGGAGGGGACCGAGGAAGTCGAACGGGTCCGCGAGTTCATCGAAGACGAGATGGGGTACGACTCCATCCACGAGGGCCCGGTCGGGATCGGGATCAAGCCGATCACGGAGTTCGGGACGAAGCGGCTCGTCCGCGAGGCCATCGACTACGCCCTGGAGAACGACCGCGACTCCGTCACCCTGGTCCACAAGGGGAACATCATGAAGTTCACCGAAGGGCAGTTCCGCGACTGGGGCTACGAGGTCGCCCGCGAGGAGTACGGCGAGAACGTCATCACGGAGGACACGCTGTGGGAGGAGCGCGACGGCGAGGCGCCCGAGGACGCCGTCGTCGTCAACGACCGGATCGCGGACAACATGCTCCAACAGCTGTTGACCCGGACGGACCAGTACGACGTACTGGCGATGCCGAACCTGAACGGGGACTACCTCTCTGACGCCGCCGGCGCACAGATCGGCGGGCTCGGGATCGCACCGGGCGCCAACTTCGGCCACGGTCGCGTGCTGGCGGAGCCGGTCCACGGCTCGGCGCCGAAGTACGCCGGCGAGGACAAGGTGAACCCCTCGGCGATCATCCTCTCGGGCCGGATCATGCTGGAGTACATGGGCTGGGACGACGCCGCCGAACTCGTGCGTGACGCCGTCGAAGAACAGATCGTCTCCGGGCGCGTCACCTACGACTTAGAGCGCCAGCGCGAGGACGCCACGAAGCTGGGCACCTCGCAGTTTGCCACGGAAGTCGCCGAACGCATCGAAGAGCTGGCCTGA